The following are from one region of the Aspergillus chevalieri M1 DNA, chromosome 1, nearly complete sequence genome:
- a CDS encoding phosphotransferase family protein (COG:S;~EggNog:ENOG410PMB2;~InterPro:IPR011009,IPR002575;~PFAM:PF01636), whose translation MQKRMRFDDVAWEQSETISDAWVAELFKIDTLRAIGDFIVKHRKGVPSELCQPRAGAFNVSFRMKFEDGGSALIRFPKPGATMFAEEKVRNEVAVIRYIQEYTSIPVPFILHWGTKNESPLNLGPFILMEYIDHDTDLGTALNTPTLNIEDRPILDPSIDIDKLEMLYGQLADILLQLSQLSLPWIGSLAQIDDFTWDVRRRPLSIGMNELVRLGTLPRSTLPTSTFKTTSSYFNALAELHRAHLSHQRNDAVNSANDCRRKLVARQLFSKLAREGRLTQSTNDHGPFKIWCDDLRPSNVLVNKNLQIVGVIDWEFTYAAPVEFSHAPPWWLLLEQPEYWPDGIEAWVEAFESRLQTFLKVLTEREETAIQRGRLRQEQRLSGPMRQSWVNGDFWVTYAARKNFAFDTIFWKNLDHRFFGSCTVAEENRWAKRIGLLSEEESQCMEQVVSLKLGQMEKRALAWEPEEVYTVETHHFVT comes from the coding sequence ATGCAGAAACGCATGCGTTTTGATGATGTTGCTTGGGAGCAAAGTGAAACCATCTCAGATGCCTGGGTGGCAGAGCTATTCAAAATCGATACTCTGAGGGCGATCGGCGATTTTATTGTCAAGCATCGAAAGGGAGTCCCAAGCGAATTATGTCAACCTCGAGCAGGGGCATTCAATGTATCCTTTCGGATGAAATTTGAGGATGGTGGCTCAGCACTGATCCGCTTCCCAAAACCCGGAGCCACCATGTTCGCTGAGGAAAAGGTGAGAAATGAAGTGGCTGTAATCAGGTATATTCAGGAGTATACTTCGATCCCAGTACCATTCATCCTGCATTGGGGAACAAAGAACGAGAGTCCTCTTAATTTAGGCCCTTTTATCTTGATGGAATACATCGACCACGACACGGATCTGGGTACAGCATTGAACACGCCGACGCTCAATATTGAAGATCGTCCGATCCTCGATCCGTCTATCGACATTGACAAGTTGGAAATGCTATACGGACAGCTGGCAGACATTTTACTTCAGCTGTCACAGTTATCACTGCCTTGGATCGGCTCCCTTGCCCAGATTGACGACTTCACATGGGACGTCAGACGCCGACCTTTATCAATCGGTATGAATGAACTTGTACGTCTAGGAACTCTGCCACGATCGACATTGCCAACCAGCACATTTAAGACGACATCCTCTTATTTTAATGCCCTCGCCGAATTACACCGTGCACATTTGTCTCATCAACGAAATGACGCAGTAAACTCCGCAAACGATTGCCGGCGTAAGCTTGTCGCCAGACAGCTTTTCTCTAAGCTTGCCAGAGAGGGCCGACTTACCCAGTCTACAAATGACCACGGACCCTTTAAGATATGGTGTGACGATCTTCGGCCCTCAAATGTACTGGTCAACAAAAACCTGCAGATTGTTGGTGTCATTGACTGGGAGTTTACATACGCAGCACCGGTTGAGTTTTCTCATGcacctccatggtggttgcTTCTTGAACAGCCCGAGTATTGGCCAGATGGAATAGAGGCTTGGGTAGAGGCATTTGAAAGTCGTCTACAGACATTCCTGAAAGTTCTTACCGAACGCGAAGAAACAGCTATTCAACGGGGCAGGTTAAGACAGGAACAGAGGCTTTCTGGTCCCATGAGACAGAGCTGGGTAAATGGTGATTTTTGGGTCACATACGCAGCGAGAAAGAATTTCGCTTTTGACACAATCTTCTGGAAGAACCTTGACCATCGGTTTTTTGGTTCTTGCACAGTTGCCGAGGAAAATCGATGGGCGAAGAGGATTGGATTGCTGAGTGAAGAAGAGAGTCAGTGTATGGAACAGGTTGTGAGCCTAAAGCTCGGTCAAATGGAAAAGAGGGCTCTAGCATGGGAACCAGAGGAAGTGTATACTGTCGAAACCCACCATTTCGTCACCTAA
- a CDS encoding uncharacterized protein (COG:S;~EggNog:ENOG410PKVH), producing the protein MPDVINFRILGGIFCLEDMSSYPLNGDVSNQVSGWEQTPSYAPTPGNFGREPTPSVFCPSPAYTYGDPSFPSHRPASYCLGFLEYTGLNRRGTHNGDTPESIAYLIE; encoded by the coding sequence ATGCCAGATGTTATCAACTTTAGGATCCTCGGTGGCATATTTTGCCTGGAGGACATGAGCTCTTACCCCTTGAATGGCGACGTTAGCAATCAAGTGAGCGGATGGGAACAAACTCCCTCGTATGCCCCAACCCCTGGAAACTTCGGCCGCGAGCCAACGCCATCTGTATTTTGCCCCTCCCCCGCCTATACGTACGGTGACCCATCTTTTCCCTCGCATCGACCCGCATCATACTGTCTTGGCTTTCTTGAGTATACTGGACTCAACCGGAGAGGAACACACAATGGGGACACTCCTGAATCTATAGCCTATCTCATTGAGTAG
- a CDS encoding uncharacterized protein (COG:S;~EggNog:ENOG410Q2SP) — MEPARDLLARPLPHILYDGGTKSPSIDSSPVSATFFAPWPSFYEDVRVALQSMDLDGQVSLIESRNGERYLTGNEPGLTTRFVRNLCDPVSEALSVTHLRQVMFGDVYSIRKTTMEIPDLVMVKLVNPEQPNRETTILVLVGEMKTWWTLELELFPVSSPAEDLQNSSVQLVIRYMRKFNLKYGFLSTYRSTIFIRRAADYKFEISPPVDYRATRPSLRECFMAFAALADNDRIYTETPGFNARLHNEALHVRHCRPSEFDA; from the exons ATGGAGCCGGCGAGAGATCTACTTGCGCGCCCACTCCCCCACATACTCTACGACGGCGGGACAAAGAGCCCCTCCATAGACAGCAGTCCCGTTTCTGCTACGTTTTTCGCCCCGTGGCCATCGTTCTATGAAGATGTTCGTGTTGCATTGCAGTCCATGGATCTCGATGGGCAAGTTAGCCTCATCGAATCACGCAATGGAGAACGTTATTTGACTGGCAATGAGCCTGGACTTACTACGCGCTTTGTTCGCAATTTATGTGATCCGGTATCTGAAGCACTATCCGTCACCCATCTTCGTCAAGTTATGTTTGGCGACGTTTACTCCATTCGTAAGACAACAATGGAAATACCAGACCTCGTAATGGTGAAACTTGTCAACCCGGAGCAACCCAACAGAGAGACAACCATCCTAGTGCTAGTTGGGGAGATGAAGACCTGGTGGACGCTGGAACTCGAGCTGTTCCCTGTCTCAAGCCCCGCTGAAGACTTGCAGAACTCGAGCGTCCAGTTG GTCATTCGTTACATGAGAAAATTTAACCTCAAGTACGGATTCTTGAGTACCTACCGAAGCACAATTTTTATCCGACGAGCCGCGGATTATAAATTCGAGATTTCACCTCCTGTCGACTATCGGGCCACGCGCCCTTCTCTTAGAGAATGTTTTATGGCTTTTGCTGCGCTGGCCGATAATGATAGGATTTACACGGAGACACCAGGGTTCAACGCAAGATTG CATAATGAAGCTCTCCACGTCCGGCATTGCCGGCCTTCAGAATTCGATGCGTGA
- a CDS encoding uncharacterized protein (COG:S;~EggNog:ENOG410PKVH), translating to MRTHHMKALVKYVEQGGILETHDNVPDTIRDQLYAEERQRMDKRQKSPNPPTGSMYPPININVAPTQSPQPSNNTHDRTETTAFGQADLDIPGPIEEAVEEYTNWHLEKVDTENFKENIWKARDIVLENCLDLGQLDNPKIGAEFFVKEGVKIGVACRFVSDTGKWLKQRKRKRVTEDDDYEPISD from the coding sequence ATGAGAACCCATCATATGAAGGCCTTGGTCAAGTATGTGGAGCAAGGTGGTATCCTGGAAACTCATGACAATGTTCCCGATACGATTCGGGACCAACTATATGCGGAAGAGCGGCAGCGCATGGACAAACGACAGAAATCCCCCAACCCTCCTACTGGATCAATGTATCCCCCAATCAACATAAATGTCGCCCCAACCCAGTCACCTCAGCCGTCAAATAATACCCACGATCGTACCGAGACAACCGCTTTTGGCCAAGCCGACCTAGATATCCCTGGGCCAATTGAAGAAGCAGTGGAAGAATATACTAATTGGCACTTGGAAAAAGTGGATACCGAGAACTTCAAAGAGAATATTTGGAAAGCACGGGATATAGTGCTAGAGAATTGTCTTGACCTTGGTCAGCTCGATAATCCGAAAATTGGCGCTGAATTTTTTGTCAAAGAGGGTGTGAAAATTGGGGTTGCCTGCAGATTTGTAAGCGATACCGGCAAGTGGCTCAAACAGCgcaaaaggaagagggtTACTGAGGATGACGATTATGAGCCCATCTCGGATTAG
- a CDS encoding glycoside hydrolase family 15 protein (CAZy:GH15;~COG:G;~EggNog:ENOG410Q2DX;~InterPro:IPR011613,IPR000165,IPR008928,IPR012341;~PFAM:PF00723;~SECRETED:SignalP(1-17);~go_function: GO:0004339 - glucan 1,4-alpha-glucosidase activity [Evidence IEA];~go_process: GO:0005975 - carbohydrate metabolic process [Evidence IEA];~go_process: GO:0005976 - polysaccharide metabolic process [Evidence IEA]), which translates to MLLKSVFFANAIASAVASPASFQKRQDVDSYVEAEKPIALQGILNNFGPNGNLSRGAAPGVSIAGNSETNPPYIYTWTRDSGLTMQSLIQEFLTGNTSLEPLIQQYITAQAKIQTITNPSGTLSDGSGLGEPKFNINLTAYTGPWGRPQREGPAVRASALIAYGNHLLEQGQRDKAVQNVWPVVRNDLAYVGQYWNQTGFDLWEEVNGTSFFTTAVHHRALVEGQTFAKALGQTCEGCTVAPALLCHLQEFWNGTAIVSNYPTANDAKGRSGIDINSVLTAIHVFDPAARCDDVTFQPCSARALSNHKVFVDSFRAIYGINQGKTAGKAVAVGRYPEDVFMGGNPWYLATLASAEMLYDALHQWDHQHAIHITNLSLPFFTDLLPGIKPGVYPSATPTYQKITSAVRTYADGFLSVVQEYTPADGGLSEEYDRDTGVQVSAPDLTWSYASFLTAVARRDGYVPSSWGSSAALKVPGKCNGASVKGSYAAAKPSW; encoded by the exons ATGTTACTCAAGAGCGTCTTTTTCGCCAACGCCATCGCCAGCGCGGTGGCATCTCCCGCTTCCTTCCAGAAGCGCCAGGATGTCGACAGCTACGTCGAAGCCGAAAAGCCCATTGCCCTGCAGGGTATACTAAACAACTTCGGTCCCAATGGCAACTTGTCCCGTGGAGCAGCGCCGGGTGTTTCTATCGCTGGAAACTCCGAGACGAACCCTCCTT ACATCTACACCTGGACCCGCGACTCCGGCTTGACAATGCAATCCCTGATCCAGGAGTTCCTCACCGGCAACACCTCCCTCGAGCCGCTCATCCAGCAGTACATCACCGCGCAAGCCAAAATCCAAACGATCACCAACCCCTCCGGCACCCTCTCCGACGGCTCGGGACTCGGTGAGCCGAAGTTCAACATCAACTTGACCGCATACACCGGTCCCTGGGGCCGTCCCCAGCGCGAGGGTCCTGCCGTGCGCGCTTCTGCTCTTATCGCATACGGAAACCATCTCCTTGAGCAGGGCCAGCGCGACAAGGCTGTGCAGAATGTCTGGCCTGTCGTGCGGAATGATCTCGCGTACGTGGGCCAGTACTGGAACCAGACTGGATTCGATCTGTGGGAGGAAGTCAATGGAACTTCGTTCTTTACAACCGCCGTCCATCACAGAGCTCTTGTCGAGGGACAGACCTTCGCTAAAGCGCTGGGACAAACTTGTGAGGGCTGCACTGTTGCGCCGGCGCTCTTGTGTCATCTGCAGGAGTTCTGGAACGGAACTGCTATTGTTTCGAACTACCCCACGGCGAACGACGCCAAGGGTCGGAGTGGTATTGATATCAACTCGGTTCTCACGGCTATTCATGTCTTTGATCCGGCTGCGAGATGCGACGATGTTACCTTCCAGCCGTGCTCTGCGCGCGCGCTGTCGAACCATAAAGTTTTCGTTGATAGCTTCCGGGCTATCTATGGTATTAACCAGGGTAAGACTGCTGGGAAGGCGGTTGCTGTGGGAAGATATCCGGAAGACGTCTTCATGGGTGGGAACCCTTG GTACCTAGCAACCCTCGCCTCCGCCGAAATGCTCTACGACGCCCTCCACCAATGGGACCACCAGCACGCTATCCACATCACGAACCTCTCCCTCCCGTTCTTCACGGATCTCCTCCCCGGTATCAAGCCCGGCGTGTACCCCAGCGCAACCCCGACCTACCAGAAGATCACCAGCGCGGTGCGCACCTACGCAGATGGTTTCCTGTCCGTCGTGCAGGAGTACACTCCCGCTGACGGCGGCCTGTCCGAGGAGTACGACCGCGACACTGGCGTACAGGTTTCCGCTCCGGATCTCACCTGGTCCTACGCGTCGTTCCTGACTGCTGTCGCGAGACGCGATGGGTATGTGCCCTCTTCTTGGGGATCGTCTGCGGCCCTGAAGGTCCCTGGCAAGTGCAACGGTGCTAGTGTGAAGGGAAGCTATGCGGCTGC
- a CDS encoding uncharacterized protein (COG:S;~EggNog:ENOG410PYU2): MSGILLFCTAPVPASVINRLMQDSSIPEHGRNIFSLVRTPDQTTLDNFNSNPPINPFSTGFLSTPDTELRRYTRKRISDLERERSISLFSKWVAVLDERSITDNTVVIHRYETKSEWEQLQREAEEEWVGTPGMAEINEDEDSIWWKWRVPFDAVFHLYNHVETFSWRGVALWARPEYLGENGVVMVRFPVGIISGGMEDPLGLM, from the exons ATGTCTGGAATCCTTCTCTTCTGCACCGCCCCGGTGCCAGCCTCG GTAATCAACCGGCTCATGCAAGACAGCAGTATCCCGGAACACGGGAGAAACATCTTCAGTCTCGTACGCACCCCCGACCAAACAACCCTGGACAACTTCAACTCCAACCCCCCAATCAACCCATTCTCAACCGGATTCCTCAGCACGCCTGACACCGAACTCCGGCGATACACGCGCAAACGGATCAGCGATCTCGAGCGCGAACGATCAATTAGTCTCTTCTCCAAGTGGGTCGCCGTCCTGGACGAACGGTCCATCACCGATAACACGGTGGTAATACATCGGTACGAGACCAAGTCCGAATGGGAGCAGCTGCAGCgcgaggcggaggaggaatgGGTTGGGACCCCCGGGATGGCAGAGATcaatgaggacgaggatTCTATCTGGTGGAAATGGCGCGTACCGTTTGATGCGGTCTTTCATCTGTACAATCATGTCGAGACGTTCTCGTGGCGTGGCGTGGCGTTGTGGGCGAGACCGGAGTATTTGGGGGAAAATGGGGTTGTTATGGTGAGGTTTCCAGTGGGGATTATTAGTGGGGGGATGGAGGATCCGTTGGGATTAATGTGA